The following coding sequences are from one Salvia hispanica cultivar TCC Black 2014 chromosome 3, UniMelb_Shisp_WGS_1.0, whole genome shotgun sequence window:
- the LOC125211299 gene encoding heptahelical transmembrane protein 4-like: MGKNEANRSAVRSCDGSDENLVSRSSSGEGKGKKLWKKVKYQLVEYHALPGYLKDNEYILAHYRAEWPLKQALLSVFSIHNETLNVWTHLIGFFLFLSLTIYTAMKVPNVVDLNLPSALRNADFQKLHAELITCLPSLPHMPDLQRLREELKTALPSMNLSPYLSNWHIVELLSNCLPENLTHSNHTDTCVLHHMKEDVANIIAPLLVRPITRWPFFAFLGGAMFCLLASSTCHLLSCHSERVAYIMLRLDYAGIAALISTSFYPPVYYSFMCYPFFCNLYLGFITLLGIGTILASLLPVFQSPEYRTFRASLFFGMGFSGAAPILHKLILFWHQPEALHTTGYEVLMGLFYGIGALVYAMRIPERWMPGKFDIAGHSHQLFHVLVVAGAYTHYRAGLVYLRWRDLQGC, translated from the exons ATGGGTAAGAATGAGGCGAATCGTAGTGCGGTGAGATCGTGCGATGGATCGGATGAGAATTTGGTATCGCGTTCTTCGTCAGGAGAAGGGAAAGGGAAGAAATTGTGGAAGAAGGTGAAATATCAGCTGGTGGAGTACCATGCGCTGCCTGGATATTTGAAGGATAATGAGTATATCCTTGCTCATTACAGAGCTGAATGGCCTCTGAAGCAGGCCTTGCTCAGCGTGTTCTCCATTCACAATGAGACCCTCAACGTTTGGAC GCATTTGATTGGCTTcttccttttcctctctctaaCCATTTACACTGCTATGAAGGTTCCGAATGTTGTTGACCTGAATTTGCCAAGTGCACTTAGGAATGCCGATTTTCAGAAATTGCATGCAGAACTTATTACTTGTCTCCCATCCTTGCCACATATGCCCGATCTTCAGAGACTTCGCGAGGAGCTGAAAACTGCATTGCCTTCAATGAACTTGTCACCATACTTGTCTAATTGGCACATTGTGGAACTCCTCTCTAACTGCTTACCAGAGAATCTGACTCACAGCAACCACACTGATACTTGTGTTCTG CATCATATGAAAGAGGATGTGGCGAACATAATAGCTCCATTGTTGGTGAGGCCAATCACCCGTTGGCCATTCTTTGCTTTCTTGGGCGGGGCTATGTTTTGCTTGTTAGCCAGCAGCACATGCCACTTACTCTCCTGTCACTCTGAACGCGTCGCATACATAATGCTCCGGCTCGACTATGCAGGGATTGCTGCTCTCATCTCGACATCCTTCTACCCGCCCGTATACTACTCCTTCATGTGCTATCCTTTCTTCTGCAATCTATACCTGGGGTTCATTACTCTACTGGGAATTGGCACAATCCTGGCATCTCTTCTGCCAGTGTTCCAAAGCCCCGAGTACCGCACCTTCCGAGCATCCCTCTTCTTTGGGATGGGTTTCTCCGGTGCAGCCCCCATCTTACACAAGCTAATCTTGTTCTGGCACCAGCCGGAGGCGCTCCACACTACAGGATATGAAGTTTTGATGGGACTGTTTTACGGCATAGGAGCACTGGTATATGCAATGAGAATCCCAGAGAGATGGATGCCGGGGAAATTCGACATTGCCGGCCACAGCCACCAGCTCTTCCACGTTCTTGTTGTAGCCGGAGCTTATACGCATTATCGTGCAGGACTTGTGTATCTCAGGTGGAGAGACCTGCAAGGATGCTGA
- the LOC125213761 gene encoding thionin-like protein 2: MEVRKLLRALVVLVLCVGMLSGKATSSTFKECYTKCFIFCMIEPAQTLCSCTTSCLKDCIFPQIQNDVHEGSDNLGFCKLGCAFSMCSAFSSKHKPNGEKVDGCVGSCSNKCTKSYTSP, encoded by the exons ATGGAGGTGAGGAAATTATTGAGAGCACTTGTTGTACTAGTTTTATGTGTAGGTATGCTAAGTGGAAAAGCCACTTCTTCTACTTTCAAAGAATGCTACACAAAATGCTTCATTTTCTGCATGATTGAACCTGCACAAACCCTTTGTTCCTGCACCACCAGCTGCTTGAAGGATTGCATCTTCCCACAAATCCAGAACGATGTTCATGAAGGTTCCGACAACCTCGGCTTCTGCAAACTCGGCTGCGCCTTCTCCATGTGCTCGGCTTTCAGCTCCAAACACAAGCCCA ATGGTGAGAAGGTGGATGGTTGTGTGGGGTCATGTTCCAACAAGTGCACCAAGAGCTACACTTCACCTTAG
- the LOC125213760 gene encoding nuclear pore complex protein NUP50A-like: protein MGDAESLQQSKKRAAGVQLSRENPGLDDDEPEQETGTFKKASDEVLAKRKIVKVRRQQISTPAAPPPSSSNPFAAIRLVPPTSSAPSHVEAHSGQSEETESKSGNMVDEPSNDESTKAEKTDVKDDNSKQSENKVDDSKPRPDDTKDNVVDEPSKDESSKAEKIAVIDDNSKQSENKVVDSKPQPDDTNDNVVDQEKDNSVAEEVAEGGNCGDGATKSAEADTADTQTGKDVKDSGDEKEKENEAAAEKNEETVPFGSFQQLSSSQNAFTGLSGTGFSGTSFSFGSITTDGTAPKSDSTTFSFGGSNGSSIFGSVGASTISKSEGTKFPPKQEVPLETGEENEKAVFTADSILFEYVGGSWKERGKGELKVNTSTTGTGKARLVMRARGNYRLILNASLYPDMKLTNMDKKGITFACVNSAGEGKDALSTFALKFKDPSIVEDFRAEVNKHKSTAPVALRTPENSPKADE from the coding sequence ATGGGGGATGCAGAAAGCCTTCAACAATCTAAAAAGAGAGCTGCTGGAGTCCAACTATCTCGTGAAAACCCTGGCCTGGATGATGATGAACCGGAACAAGAGACAGGAACCTTTAAGAAAGCAAGTGATGAAGTTTTGgccaaaagaaaaatagtgaAAGTACGTCGCCAGCAAATTTCAACTCCAGCTGCCCCACCTCCATCTTCTTCTAATCCTTTTGCTGCCATCCGGTTGGTTCCTCCTACTTCATCTGCTCCTTCGCATGTAGAGGCACACAGTGGTCAGAGTGAGGAAACTGAGAGCAAATCTGGAAATATGGTTGACGAACCATCAAATGATGAATCCACCAAGGCTGAAAAAACTGATGTCAAGGATGACAATTCTAAGCAATCTGAAAACAAGGTCGATGACTCAAAACCTCGACCAGATGATACAAAGGATAATGTGGTTGACGAACCATCAAAAGATGAATCCTCCAAGGCTGAAAAAATTGCTGTCATCGATGACAATTCTAAGCAATCTGAAAACAAGGTTGTtgactcaaaacctcaaccaGATGATACAAATGATAATGTGGTTGACCAAGAGAAGGATAACTCTGTGGCAGAGGAAGTTGCGGAAGGTGGGAATTGTGGGGATGGGGCGACAAAGTCTGCAGAAGCTGATACTGCTGACACACAAACAGGGAAAGATGTAAAAGATTCTGGAGATGAAAAGGAGAAAGAGAATGAGGCAGCTGCAGAAAAGAATGAAGAAACTGTCCCATTTGGCTCATTTCAACAACTATCAAGTAGCCAAAATGCTTTCACCGGTCTTAGTGGAACAGGGTTTTCTGGTACCTCATTCTCATTTGGATCGATTACTACAGATGGTACTGCCCCGAAGAGTGACTCTACTACCTTCAGTTTTGGCGGTTCTAATGGAAGCTCTATTTTTGGAAGTGTTGGGGCAAGTACTATCAGTAAGAGCGAGGGCACCAAATTTCCTCCAAAGCAGGAGGTTCCTCTGGAAACCGGAGAAGAGAATGAGAAAGCTGTTTTCACCGCAGATTCTATTCTTTTTGAATATGTCGGTGGATCTTGGAAGGAGCGAGGGAAAGGGGAACTGAAGGTTAATACATCGACAACAGGGACAGGAAAAGCCAGACTTGTTATGAGAGCTCGAGGAAATTATCGGTTAATTCTGAATGCTAGCCTTTATCCAGACATGAAGCTTACGAACATGGACAAGAAAGGCATCACTTTTGCCTGCGTGAACAGCGCTGGTGAGGGGAAAGATGCACTTTCAACATTTGCTCTGAAATTCAAGGATCCTTCTATAGTTGAAGATTTTCGAGCAGAGGTCAACAAGCACAAGTCTACTGCTCCAGTAGCACTGAGAACCCCAGAAAATTCTCCCAAAGCTGATGAATGA